From Deferrisoma camini S3R1, the proteins below share one genomic window:
- a CDS encoding flagellar basal body rod C-terminal domain-containing protein, producing MVSALYSALSGVRARQAQVDAAARNTANVSTRGYKRVEVTFSETPSGVRAEAVRSDAPGVPVPPEPPETEPAEGSNVDLVQETVRMIEGERGFEANLQVLRTQDEMLGTLLDRKG from the coding sequence ATGGTCTCTGCCCTGTACTCCGCCCTCTCCGGCGTCCGGGCCCGCCAGGCCCAGGTGGACGCGGCCGCCCGAAACACGGCCAACGTCTCCACCCGCGGGTACAAGCGGGTGGAGGTCACGTTCTCCGAGACCCCGTCCGGGGTGCGGGCCGAGGCCGTCCGGTCGGACGCCCCCGGCGTGCCCGTTCCCCCGGAGCCGCCGGAGACCGAGCCGGCCGAGGGGTCCAACGTGGACCTGGTCCAGGAGACGGTCCGGATGATCGAGGGGGAGCGGGGGTTCGAGGCCAACCTCCAGGTGCTCCGCACCCAGGACGAGATGCTCGGGACGCTCCTGGACCGGAAGGGGTGA
- a CDS encoding glycosyltransferase family 9 protein: MNGLLYHNGGLGDFVLSMPAVLRLAAAYPGVAWSFWGPSDRRELLPGFGPPPADLVRRGHELWGEAPGPEAVGALAAFSVVAAFGGSRPPAWVGHAPGQVVSVRSFPPAGGPWVPAFQTDQLDRAGVPRPPGPLLPEWRARVLPRRSARWILLHPGSGDPKKNFPPEFWGEVAGRVSQSLGLGVRVALGPAEVERGSGGWEALGPATACSGLRDLIGLLAGAALFLGNDGGPAHLAGALGVPTVVVFGPTDPALWRPLGPRVRWIRTREPCAPCTAGGPIRCADPRCLGGVDVAEVVAVATSLVAEAPGQGQGQTGPGR, encoded by the coding sequence GTGAACGGCCTTCTGTACCACAACGGCGGACTCGGGGACTTCGTGCTGTCGATGCCGGCCGTGCTCCGCTTGGCGGCGGCGTACCCGGGGGTGGCGTGGTCGTTCTGGGGACCATCGGATCGTCGGGAGCTACTGCCCGGGTTCGGGCCGCCGCCCGCGGACCTGGTGCGCCGCGGGCACGAATTGTGGGGAGAAGCCCCGGGCCCGGAGGCCGTAGGCGCCCTGGCCGCTTTCTCGGTGGTGGCTGCGTTCGGCGGGAGCCGGCCCCCGGCTTGGGTGGGGCACGCGCCCGGCCAGGTGGTGTCGGTTCGGTCGTTCCCGCCGGCCGGAGGGCCGTGGGTTCCGGCGTTCCAGACGGACCAGCTGGACCGGGCCGGCGTGCCCCGGCCCCCGGGGCCGCTCCTGCCCGAATGGCGGGCCCGGGTCCTGCCCCGGCGCTCGGCCCGGTGGATCCTTCTGCACCCCGGGAGCGGGGATCCCAAGAAGAACTTCCCGCCGGAGTTCTGGGGCGAGGTGGCGGGTCGGGTGTCCCAAAGCCTGGGGCTCGGGGTGCGCGTGGCCCTGGGGCCGGCCGAGGTGGAGCGGGGGAGCGGGGGGTGGGAGGCCCTGGGCCCGGCGACGGCCTGCTCCGGCCTCCGGGATCTGATCGGGCTCCTGGCGGGCGCGGCCCTGTTTCTGGGGAACGACGGGGGTCCGGCCCACCTGGCCGGGGCCTTGGGGGTGCCCACGGTGGTGGTGTTCGGGCCCACGGACCCGGCCCTGTGGCGGCCGCTGGGGCCTCGGGTGCGGTGGATCCGCACCCGGGAGCCGTGCGCCCCCTGCACGGCCGGCGGGCCGATCCGGTGCGCAGACCCCCGGTGCCTGGGAGGAGTGGACGTGGCCGAGGTGGTGGCGGTCGCCACGTCCCTGGTGGCCGAGGCCCCGGGCCAGGGTCAAGGTCAGACCGGCCCGGGCCGATGA
- a CDS encoding 2-hydroxymuconate tautomerase: protein MPIVNIDWLEGRTQDQKREIVRRVTDVIVEVTGCPPEAVTVIFTDHPRHDIGKAGKLLSD from the coding sequence ATGCCCATCGTCAACATCGACTGGCTCGAAGGCCGCACCCAGGATCAGAAGCGGGAGATCGTCCGGCGGGTCACCGACGTGATCGTGGAGGTGACCGGATGCCCCCCCGAGGCGGTGACCGTGATCTTCACGGACCACCCCCGCCACGACATCGGAAAGGCCGGGAAACTCCTGTCCGACTGA
- a CDS encoding Na/Pi symporter, which yields MSERAKRLLGVLAVLGLLYLFLVSIGMVGAAFKLAGKGLAKEIFGFASNPLTGLFIGIFATSLVQSSSTTTSIVVGLVAGGMPVNTAIPIIMGANIGTSVTNTLVSLGHISRTNEFERAFAASTVHDFFNLLSVIVLFPLQYFTGFLGHLAHGLAGVVTGGSDLQFHSPLKAVVKPAVHLLVNLVGGLTGVKLLHAGLVVLLAGVLLFISLKYMTAILRGLVMERASGFFERTIFRNTLTAFVVGILLTIGVQSSSITTSVIVPLAGAGLLTLEQIYPYTLGANVGTTVTAILASLAVPEHFTAAVTTAFSHLLFNVCGIIAINILPPVRRLPLRLARTLASQAARRKWVPVLYILVVFFLIPLSLIFATR from the coding sequence GTGAGCGAACGCGCGAAACGCCTGCTCGGCGTCCTGGCGGTACTGGGCCTTCTCTACCTGTTCCTGGTCAGCATCGGCATGGTGGGGGCCGCCTTCAAGCTGGCGGGCAAGGGGCTGGCCAAGGAGATCTTCGGGTTCGCCTCGAACCCCCTGACCGGCCTGTTCATCGGGATCTTCGCCACCTCGCTGGTGCAGAGCTCCTCCACCACCACCTCGATCGTGGTGGGGCTGGTGGCCGGCGGCATGCCCGTGAACACGGCCATCCCCATCATCATGGGGGCCAACATCGGCACCAGCGTCACGAACACCCTGGTGAGCCTGGGCCACATCTCCCGAACCAACGAGTTCGAGCGGGCGTTCGCCGCCTCCACGGTGCACGACTTCTTCAACCTGCTGTCCGTGATCGTGCTGTTTCCCCTCCAGTACTTCACCGGGTTTCTGGGCCACCTGGCCCATGGCCTGGCCGGGGTGGTGACCGGCGGCTCCGACCTCCAGTTCCACAGCCCCCTCAAGGCCGTGGTGAAGCCCGCGGTCCACCTGCTGGTGAACCTGGTGGGGGGGCTGACCGGGGTCAAACTCCTCCACGCGGGCCTGGTGGTGCTGCTGGCGGGGGTCCTGCTGTTCATCTCCTTGAAATACATGACCGCGATCCTGCGCGGCCTGGTCATGGAGCGCGCCTCCGGGTTCTTCGAGCGCACGATCTTCCGCAACACCCTCACCGCCTTCGTGGTGGGCATCTTGCTGACCATCGGCGTCCAGAGCAGCTCCATCACCACCTCGGTGATCGTGCCCCTGGCCGGCGCCGGGCTGCTGACCCTGGAGCAGATCTACCCCTACACCCTGGGCGCCAACGTGGGGACCACGGTGACGGCGATCCTGGCCTCGCTGGCCGTGCCCGAGCACTTCACGGCGGCCGTGACCACCGCGTTCTCCCACCTGCTGTTCAATGTGTGCGGCATCATCGCGATCAACATCCTCCCGCCCGTGCGCCGGCTCCCCCTGCGCCTGGCCCGAACCCTGGCCAGCCAGGCCGCCCGGAGGAAATGGGTGCCCGTTTTGTACATTCTCGTGGTATTCTTTCTCATCCCCCTTTCCCTCATTTTCGCGACCCGGTGA
- a CDS encoding phosphate signaling complex PhoU family protein — translation MWKELIKIWTSQSLLDQAWKESFDALEIDRKMFLEAVRILRESDDQELASEIREMDRQVNKYERDVRRKVMTHCAVTGTGTADLPSAMVLVSIIIDIERIGDYCKNIVDLARHHPQTLSAGPYETDLGEVEKELKERFARTIEVLRHHDVEGARELMATYRTEVGSVCDRIVHGVVGGENPEFSAADAATLALYARYLKRITAHLKNVASSVVNPFPRIGFKEKQPKSP, via the coding sequence ATGTGGAAGGAACTGATCAAGATCTGGACGTCCCAGAGCCTGCTGGACCAGGCCTGGAAGGAGTCGTTCGACGCCCTGGAGATCGACCGGAAGATGTTCCTGGAGGCCGTGCGCATCCTCCGGGAGAGCGACGACCAGGAGCTGGCGTCCGAGATCCGGGAGATGGACCGGCAGGTCAACAAGTACGAGCGCGACGTCCGGCGCAAGGTGATGACCCACTGCGCGGTCACGGGCACCGGCACGGCCGACCTGCCCAGCGCCATGGTGCTGGTGTCGATCATCATCGACATCGAGCGCATCGGCGACTACTGCAAAAACATCGTGGACCTGGCCCGACACCACCCCCAGACCCTCTCCGCCGGACCCTACGAGACCGACCTGGGCGAGGTGGAGAAGGAGCTCAAGGAGCGGTTCGCCCGCACCATCGAGGTGCTGCGCCACCACGACGTGGAGGGCGCCCGGGAGCTGATGGCCACCTACCGCACCGAGGTGGGGTCGGTGTGCGACCGGATCGTGCACGGCGTGGTGGGCGGCGAGAACCCCGAGTTCTCCGCGGCCGACGCGGCCACCCTGGCCCTGTACGCCCGGTACCTCAAGCGGATCACCGCCCACCTGAAGAACGTGGCTTCCAGCGTGGTCAATCCGTTCCCCCGCATCGGGTTCAAGGAGAAGCAACCGAAGAGCCCGTAG